tattttatgattatcaGTTTTTACGTAGTGTTATTACGAAAATGTGCACATAATAGACTATTCTAATAGTGTGTAACATCAGTTGCTCAGTTTGATCGTTTTCTATGGGCGTCGATAATCATGCAAAATGGCCAACGATTTGTGGTCATGTACCTGTTGTACGGAGGCTTTGACATGCTGGCTGCGTCTAAAGCTGTCGCCAGAAGAGATAGAGCAGCGGTACAGAAGCAAGGAGATCGATAGGATACTGGAGAAAGACAAACAGACTCTGCGGCGGCAAGTTAAACTGCTGCTGCTCGGCGCAGGTGAAAGCGGAAAGTCAACATTCCTGAAACAGATGAGGATTATACACAAAGTGAAGTTCGAGCCGGAGCTGGTGCGCGAGTATCAGCATGTGATATACCAGAACATAGTGAAGGGCATTCAGGTGCTGGTGGATGCGCGCGATAAGCTGGCCATCCCGTGGGAGAACCCGCGTAACCTGGACATCGGCCAGCAGGCGTTGCACTTCAACAGTTCCGCCACGCTGGACAGCCGGCTGTTCATGCATTACGCGCCCCACATACACTCCTTGTGGTTGGATAGAGCCATCAAAAGGGCGTACGACAGGCGAAGAGAATTTCAATTGGTGAGTGACAAGTCATGTTTGCCTAGTAAACAAAATGAATGTAACAGTTTTCTTTGTATCCTTGTTAGGAGGTTTAAGGATATTTTGTCATGGATCTTTGCTATTGATTGTTGTTAGAATAATACAATGTTTTTCAATGATTGACCTTCTTATAGTTGGTTATCTTAATTGGGTCTTAATTATGTTGTCTTCTTTGTGGTTATTCAACACAATATTAAGTTGTGATTCATTTAATATGCAGTTATAAATGTTGTGTATTCATATGGGTTGTTATGTTTGTGTGCATGTTTGGTGTAGCTTTGTCCAAGCACTGGGAAATCCCATTATCACATTGAATGGTAATTTGGTAGAAGTAAGTTATTAGAACATTTAGGAGAAAGAGAGTAGCTTTTTTAAACTTGTGTCTTAATTTCTTAtgcaatttatttcaatttacattacatttgtATTACAGGTTAACTTGATTCATTTAATTTTGCCATCCTGGTAGACTGGTGTATTTTAATCCAAATAGTAAATTAAAGAGGTTAATTTTCTTGAGTTACAACTACATATAAAACAGAAAAGAAATTCAGGATGTTCCTACCTATATACCTATCTATTACATACCTATAACACTatagcataaataaataaatttgcaaTACAATATATGGTAAATGAAGCAGTCACATACAGACAACCATAGGGTTATAGgaaatatcataatattattgagTTTAATGGATAGAATTACAACATTGCCATATTTAAAGATGGTTGAGTGAGCACTTGACATCCTATAATGTTTTCCTCTAGCGTgatcaagtacctacctaccttggCTTTGCACACAACAACTCTGCATATGAATCATACTAATAACTTTGCTATGTGGTTGTTAAAATGAAACCTACTTTGATATAATTAGCAATTCTTTTCCCAGTTTCTTATTGTATAGTttcatgatattattattttcaaacagtttgcttttaatatatatttcaataGCTTTTCTTCTGCACTCAAACATTACCATCCGCAGTTTGAAATGAGGCTAACATAAcaataaacgtaaatattatttacagtaATATTTTCACACTACAATTGACAGAGCAAACAGCTTTGTAACTGGTATTAGATTGCTTTTATAAGGCAGATAGTTTCCTGCGGTCTCCACTGGTAGTTATTCCTTTAAAGTCATCTTGCTGCATAAATGAAATAATTGTAATTGCATTTCTTATCTCTTTGATTAGTCACCGGCGGTTGCGTCATGCGTCGAACGAACCAAGGCTTTAGTAGCAACATATGATTACAAGATGCTATTCATGGACTGCCATTAAACTGTCTTCTATAATCTATAATTTGCAGTTGATTAAGTCAACTAAAATAGCCTTTTATAAAGAACAAATGCTGCTTGCTCGACGTGTTTTTTACGTCTAGATttttattatcacgttaaaataaacaggtttttattattattatgttaatttataattataactttttAAAACGAAACTTTCTACTAATACATTAGGTTATTTTTTAGACTTGAAAGATACATTCTCTGCTATGATACcctgtttttataaattatttgaaatattcTACAGCTGCCATTGAGGTTGGCTGACCTCAGAAAGATAGTTGATACTGTGTCATAGTATCAATTTTCATACACGTTTTTTGATAGAGTGGGAATTGCGTTAACAACAACATGGGATCTTAAAACAGTAGTATTATTGTAtgagtaatattataaaacagaaTAAATTACAAACAGGTTTCATTTGGTCAAGTTTAGAATAGTTTGCATATATTTCCTCTACTGAGTCACCATCACCACACATCTGCAAAGATAAATCAGGTTAATTGGCAAAttatttgttaataaataatcattGACTTTCAAATTGGCATTTGATGACAGTCATAAATAAAAAGTGGTGATAAAATTGGTTTTATAACTGATGAGTAATGATGGAGACATAAGTAGGTCAACAATAAGTTgtaattttcttcttttgtcaTGGGAAAGTAGGTACCGATTAAGTACGCACGTAACTCACTCAAGTTATGCATGCATGCACGTAATTTCGTAGTCGAATTTTACCACATGGAATTATGATATTCCTGCGATGATGAGCAGTGTGATATCTCTCttctctttttctatttatccCACTATTTCTACAAAGAATTGGCTTTCTGTAAGATACGTTTTTGTGTGATGCATGTTGAACTTACCCAATCACCGCATATTTACACATTTCGAATGATTCACTCGGCAATATGTCGTATTTACTAAGTATTTTGATAATTTTCCTGAACCTGTTAGATAAGTTATTTCATTAACAGAGATAACAATAATCTTGTTTAAACAGTGTTTCAAACATACCTTCCATTGTTCATTTGTTGTAGGTGTGAACCAGAAGAACCTTTGCACTATTAGGGAGTAATTATCGCTATTGATTCATATTGCTCCATCATGGCAAATTGCTCCAATTCTGTAATTGACATTGATTATTTAGAGCATGTAGGTTGGGTACACATTACCGTCATTAAGTCTAGAATTGTTCGTCTGTAGTGAAGGCTATTGGTATTTGGTCTGCTGGATGCTCTGTTATAGGTATTTACTATTTACATGGTTATTTTTTGACCATCTGATTCGTGACGtgacttcttctctcgtgtgggttgtgaggtggattaccaacctcatcaactttgctgtcagggttattattgagccgccaaaggcccctgacatgatttatgtaacaactacttacttacatcagtaagtagtaaccgggatcaacggcttaacgtacgttccgaaacacggataatcttactttcggacaatcaggtgatgagcctgtaatgtcctaaccaaactagggataacaaagtaatttttgtgatatttcctcaccgggattcgaacccgggacctccgggccTTGACCCTAACTCttaaccattggaccacgggtCGTGACGAGACGAAGCATGCTTACGTAATAATGATTCAATCGCAGGAATCACTCTagctttaaataataaaaggtaGAGAAACATCTGACAGGCGGTGTTCTACATTGTACACCACCGCTACCGCTTACATTATTAGTACCTAATCTATTCTGGGGCTCTCTACTCTCAGAGTAACTTCTCTGGGCATCATACCGGAATACGTTTCGTTGATTGGAGGTGTTGCTTTGTCTGGATgaactctctctctttatttaagagctgcgctcttgtcggtggagtaatcgccattactccatagatagggcgtgtagaacggtggttgccccaatcgccttccgttccgttTTCTGGATGAACTACCACTGTTTAAATATGTCACTCGTGTAGGCTAAATCGAAGCACGCTAAGGATTTGAACTtctaaaaatacatattacTAGTAAATATCTACCTACTAGTACAAACATGTGTACAACTTCCTACATTACCGTTCGTACTACACAATTAGAAACATAAACCTACAGAGTTAAGACAGATTCTAAAGAAGACTTCCATTATATGTTATATTCGACGAAGCTGATGCCTACTATCTAGAAGGTTCAGTCAAAACTGCCCTCTATCTATTAACTCGAAAAGCAAATAAGTTTGCATTTAATAACTGTCTTACCTAATTACTCTGAAAATCTTTAGAtacacctacttaattatgtgttttctttatagaagtcatatttgttattacttatcttaactcacaaactgtacctaccccttgggaattgcgagacattcccgccacaagtatcctaggattacttaatgggaggtctcggccacgatgtaactgaaatttgtgaaataaagaatatataatatatatttttttaatggtaAATGAAGATGTGGCCTAAGGTGGTACACGTTTACATTCTAATTTTGAAAACGGCTAAATATATAGAGAGATAGCAGTTTGGCGAAGTACTATTCAGATGGCCTAGCAGTGCCCTGGTGTACGCAACCAGGGCACTGTAATCGGCACACAtgcatagtacggtcacgatttttaatatgtatacactttgaaaccatgtcacattaacttttttgacaaattaaaccgtaagtcttattaaatgtcaaatatgatagtgcgacagggttctacagtgggtacatattgctcatgactgtacctacaacTGCCCGGACGTCTTTCCCCTAATTCGGGCATTTGCTAGTTACATAATAGGTTACCGATTGACCCGTATGCTATGGTCAATTAtcaatgaaaagaaaaatagttACATCAGTACTCGATAATAGACCGTAcatatttgtaatattatttgatAAACGTAATATGTATTGCGTTCCACATAAAGCTCGATTTCTTACAGCTAACAaagttgtatattattatattaccgaGTTGTAATAAAATCTTATTATGCAAAGGAAGAAAACACGAAAATGCCAGGGTTGAATAAtcgagtaggtacctatcagTAATGCAATGAAGCCTTTGTTTTGTGTCACCGACCACAATAATACACTGCCGTATTCATTCTGTTTTATGGCAAGGCGCGCATTCTTATCGTTAAAGAATTTTTATACGGCTTATCATGGCAAATAAGTCGTACTACttacattttaaaacaataaagtacCTTCTCGTAAGCTGCAATTAACGCGAAATAAGCGTGAAATATCATTTTGCTGGCGCGAATTCACTTATAAATAATACTCGTAATTAGCAATGCTTCTGTGACGTCATTTTATAACTAATCAAAGGTCGTTTTAAACTGtgcatgcaaaaaaaaaacaattataaaagcTGATATCATGAATTCTCACAAAAAGCGCTGAACTGCTGTTAATCATCTCAGCCATCTTAATTTAGCCGTTCTTGTAATTTTGATCTGGCTCGCATTCTACCAAGCTTACCTAGATTCTTTTGAGTATTACGAGTAGATGTAGGTACTTCGTTAGGTATGTTATCAATTTCTAAGAATTAAGATTAACTAAAACGATCGTCTCCGCGGAATTGACAATCAACATGATGTGATTGAAACATTTCGCGCCAATTCTCCAAAcctgtaaaaaagaaaattcaatTTACATAATATCAATCTGTACCCTAACCTAACACGCTAGAAGTACGGAACGTAGTTTACCACGATGTTCCAAACACGTCCCTCTCTCTAGGGCCAAATCGACCTTATTTGTTATTGATCGTGGAAATAGGAACATTTGCCATTTGGCCTAGGCCCTCAGTCTTCTCTTCCTACACAGACCCAATTAACGTTTCCATCACCAACATTGCAGAGCGACTCGGTGAGCTACTTCTTCGACGAGCTGGAGCGTATCGCGCGGCCGGACTACATCCCGTCACAACAGGACATCCTCCACTGTCGGAAGGCCACCAAGGGTATCACAGAATGCACCATCAACATCAACAATGTCCCCTTCGTGTTCGTCGACGTGGGCGGACAAAGGACGCAGCGGCAGAAGTGGACGCAATGCTTCGATTCTGTCACCTCCATACTTTTCCTCGTATCGTCTTCGGAATTCGACCAGGTGCTGTCAGAAGATAGGTGAGGATTTTCTCTTTTAACAtgtatcataacataagctctcgaTATCccaagtagtcagaggtacatccatcgcaagatgaactaagaacccataTCTCACCAAGCTTTCAGTTAAATCAACTTTCTGGTAAGCAGTGTACGAAGTGGGTAGAAAGATCCATAAAACATCAGATAAATATTTGTAGCCATATTATATTGATACACTTGGTAATTAACTCTATAAGATGAATCTCCTATGGATATACGTAACTCACGCCGAAGAATGACAGTTATCTTGTCTCTACTTCTATGACATGCCGGGAATGATAAGCAGCATGGAAAATTTTACGCTTTTCGTTTAGTTTTGTGTCGAGCAAAGGCAAATTTCCTTTGGCGATGCTGGGTCGAGTctgaattataattatagaagagtttatatgtatataaaagtgtattttaaaagaaatttaaaaagtatatttgttgACTCTTACTCAAATGTTGCTTTTCTATCGGAAAAGCGTAATATTTCGAGACAATTATACTATTTGGAtatataagtaatgtttttaaaattacaaagtTTCTTTATAACATTTAGTAATGTAGGTGTGGAACGTGTTAGTCACCGATGTGGCGCAATAATGTAACGTAACCTGTGCTACGTGACGGGGTACTCAAACAAACGTGCGTGGAGACTCATCCAACAAATTCGGCCGttaattctaaaattaaaaaggCACATAGCTAAACATGTTTTCACCAAAAGTTGTTTATT
The nucleotide sequence above comes from Pectinophora gossypiella chromosome 6, ilPecGoss1.1, whole genome shotgun sequence. Encoded proteins:
- the LOC126367553 gene encoding guanine nucleotide-binding protein subunit alpha homolog, producing MANDLWSCTCCTEALTCWLRLKLSPEEIEQRYRSKEIDRILEKDKQTLRRQVKLLLLGAGESGKSTFLKQMRIIHKVKFEPELVREYQHVIYQNIVKGIQVLVDARDKLAIPWENPRNLDIGQQALHFNSSATLDSRLFMHYAPHIHSLWLDRAIKRAYDRRREFQLSDSVSYFFDELERIARPDYIPSQQDILHCRKATKGITECTININNVPFVFVDVGGQRTQRQKWTQCFDSVTSILFLVSSSEFDQVLSEDRKTNRLLESLNIFDTIANNTNFKGISIILFLNKSDLLAKKVVSKETDIRWYYPQFTGDPHNLRDVQMFLLNMFANVRREPKTTLYHHFTTAIDTHNIEVVFNSVKDTILNRNLESLMLQ